The segment CTACGAACTGGCGCTCTTCGGTTTTTCCACCATCGTCGCCGTCTACGTGATCATGGGCGGCCTCAAGGGCGTCATGTACACCGACGCCTTCCAGGGGTCGATCATGCTGGTGGGCATGATCTTCCTCATCTACTTCACCTACGACAAGCTCGGCGGCGTTGTCTCCGCCCACCAGGCCCTGGGGGCCATGAAAGACATGGTTCCTCCCCCGCTGGCCGCGGGCGGCCATCAGGGCTGGGCCTCCATGCCCGCTTTCGGGAGCCCGGTCTGGTGGATGCTGGTCTCCACCATCATCATGGGGGTGGGGATCGGCGTTCTGGCCATGCCCCAGCTGGCGGTCCGCTACATGACCGTCAAGAGCAAGCGGGAACTGAACCGGGCGGTCCTGATCGGCGGCGTCTTCATCCTGCTCATGACCGGCGTGGCCTTCGTCGTCGGTTCCGTCTCCAACGTCTACTTCGCCGACAACGTCGACGACCTCGACTTCGCCGTGGTGACCACGACCACCGTCGGTGAAGACGGCCAGCCCCTGGTCAAGACGGCCCCGCCCGTCCTCAAGGAGCTGGCCCCGGCGGCCGATCCGGGAAAGGGGATCGAAGTAGCCGTCACCAAGAAGGGGGCGATCTCGCTGGTGGCAGCCGGCATGGACGTCTCCAAGATCATCCCCAGCTACGTCCTCCACGCCATGCCCCGCTGGTTCGGAGTTCTCTTCCTCCTCACCCTCCTGGCGGCGGCCATGTCCACCATCAGTTCCCAGTTTCACGCCATGGGGACCTCCATCGGCCGCGATTTCTACGAGAAGGGCCTGCGCGGAGGCCGGCACACCCCCAGTTCGATCGGGGTCACCCGGGTGGGGATCCTGGTCGGGATCGTTTTCAGCGTCTTCCTGGGGTACTGGCTGCAGAAGACCTACGGCGGCCAGGGGATGTCGATCATCGCCCGCGGCACCGCCATCTTCTTCGGGCTCTGCGCCTCCACCTTCCTGCCCATGTACTTCGGCGGTCTCTTCACCCGGCGGATCACCCGGGCCGGCGCGATTTCGGGGATGCTGGTGGGGTTCCTGGCCAGCGCCTTCTGGCTCGGTTTCGTCCTCAAGATGAAGATGAAGATGCCCGCCCCCCTGGCCGAGGCGATCCTGGGCAAGAGTTCGGTCCTGGACGGGGCCAGCACCGGGTTCATCCTCTGGGACCAGGTCGACCCGCTCTTTATCGCCCTTCCGCTTTCCATCCTGGTCACGATCCTGGTTTCCCTGGTGACGGCGCCCCCCAACCGCACGCATCTCGATC is part of the bacterium genome and harbors:
- a CDS encoding sodium:solute symporter family protein; translated protein: MQTYAIVLIYLAVIAWLGWKGYRGTKNALDYMVGGRRIHPYVMAMSYGATFISTSAIVGFGGAAGVFGMGLLWLTFLNIFAGIFIAFVFFGGRTREMGYHLDAHTFPELMARRFQSRFIQGFSGLVIFLFMPLYTAAVLIGAAQFLSAKFGINYELALFGFSTIVAVYVIMGGLKGVMYTDAFQGSIMLVGMIFLIYFTYDKLGGVVSAHQALGAMKDMVPPPLAAGGHQGWASMPAFGSPVWWMLVSTIIMGVGIGVLAMPQLAVRYMTVKSKRELNRAVLIGGVFILLMTGVAFVVGSVSNVYFADNVDDLDFAVVTTTTVGEDGQPLVKTAPPVLKELAPAADPGKGIEVAVTKKGAISLVAAGMDVSKIIPSYVLHAMPRWFGVLFLLTLLAAAMSTISSQFHAMGTSIGRDFYEKGLRGGRHTPSSIGVTRVGILVGIVFSVFLGYWLQKTYGGQGMSIIARGTAIFFGLCASTFLPMYFGGLFTRRITRAGAISGMLVGFLASAFWLGFVLKMKMKMPAPLAEAILGKSSVLDGASTGFILWDQVDPLFIALPLSILVTILVSLVTAPPNRTHLDHCFHGKSRG